The Dreissena polymorpha isolate Duluth1 chromosome 4, UMN_Dpol_1.0, whole genome shotgun sequence region tagtgaattgtatatattatatatatataatgataaatctacttgcgctatttattgtgtgtatatcgttattttacctatttttgcgatgtactttcgatttcacatcgcaaaattttattactgaatatattgaaaatattaacttttatcAAGTAATGCTTTAGACCAGTcgcaatattttaatcaatataaactaattattgtaaaaaataaggtattttagaacttttatttttccttcgtcgtttgtggttgacggtccctttaaattggGTGGAAGTGTTCTCTGAAACTATGAATATCAGGCGAAAAATTGATATACCAGAATGTTATAGTATTTTTTCTGTGAGAACTAAAACCCGATTGCATGCATACATTCACAAACTAGTATCCATATGAAAATATCTAAATCTGCATTATCAATGAACAAGTCAATATTATTCCCCTAAGAATATTgtacaatacaattattttatgctttccgatggtttatagagaaatatcagtgaatttaaactgatatttcactgtttcaaacagtgaaaaataagtTTGAAAATTATCAAAAGTTTTCACtgatttactgtgaaattacgtaGTTTTTTTAACCAAATGCAAATGACGTCATTGTTCCATTGAAATTCTCCACTtgaactcttttacaatgtaaataaatggtgaaaacaagcacaaaataaaaagaaaatttgttggattcggtggaatgtcgattttaattcactcgtgatcatagaattttttattttcactCCTGGCTGCGCCACTCGTCAAGATATTACTTTGTATGATCACTcctgaattaaaatcgatattccaccgaatcaaacaaatatcctctttatattcataaaaaaacaatactaGTATAAGTTATTTCCCCTGTGCAACACCTTTGCTAAGCAACGGTCCTCCTTCATACAAGTACAATGCCGGCCACACTGCGTAATCCATCCGAGAACCACCATTTGTGTAGTGTTTATATGTTGTTGTATTGAACGGTGTTTGATCATCAACATCTACGAACTCCAGGCAGACTGGCGGTTGGTGGATTCGCATCTCCCAGCATATGGATGCGCATGCCTTCACGTAGGTAAAAATACTGTTTTCACAATCGTGTAGATTCATCTCTGCAACCACTGCATTAGATATTATCTGCAAAATTGCATGATAAATTCAGTGGCAATatctttttatttacaaaatacacTATTTAGAataggctaaatattattataatcttCTGGAATAGATGGACTATGATTGCAATGTTTCTGTAAAATACTGAAAATACTTATTGAATGAATAAAAATACCAACGGAAATAATTTGATCTTTGAAATTATGTAAAATCCGTCTTCTGATGTCACTGATATGTTGTTTTTCAGTAGGTTGCAATTTTTCAAAATTGAATGTAACTGTTGCAATTTCCGCTTCTGATTCCACCTGGAATTATTAAACGATTGTCTCTTCTTTTAAACCTTGGCATCGACATCGAAAACCAATATATTTATCTATTAATAAGCGACAATATTGGTACAACATATCTTATTTTTTACTAAAAGTTTTTTCACAAGGACCGAAATTCGTGTAAATATAGACCATTTTATTCTCTGAATGTATGTGGTAATTTGATGACGAAACTTAGTGTTTTGCTAAACTATAAGAAAAACAAGTCCTACACTATAAGGTTAACAAATACATTACATATTAGAATACCCTATAGGTTTAGACGAAGAAAGATCATATTATCGCATTTAATTATATCAGTTCTATAGATCCTACCTTTTTAACACTACCAGTCACAGATGAGCATTCACTATGATCGACAACTTTGTCATTGCCGTGCCCACGTAGCTTTTCAACCTTAGCATAACTTGATCTTGAATAGTGAGGATCTGTTTTCGATTCATTAACAAGGACATCTTCGTGGTGCTGTTTTGCCTCATTATAATGTGCGTGGTcttttgatgtatttttttgAGATGATATCGCTTTAGTATCGGTGTCGTAAAAGTCGATTTTAGGTAAATGTGTACTATTCGTTTCAACGGTGATTGTATTTTCGCATTTTTCATCGGGTGCCGTAATGGTTTTGTCGTCTAGGCTTTTTGCGGTCGTAGAATCAGAATTGTTGCTGTTGACATTCTTTTTCTCAGAAATCATAAATACAAATTTTGTAGATGCTTCCTTTATATTGTCTGAAGCATGCTCGGAAAAGCTCACGCTAAATCTATAGGCTTTCTGAAAAAAGTATGCCTTCTATAGCGCTTGGTCACAAAAGGACGTTCGATTGTTAGAGCAGACTTATAATGACTGAATGGCAAGCacaatttatcaaaatactgttaAAGTTTTAGTTGAAATTAACGGTGTTAAACAAAACAAGGTCTTGTTTGCTGAGAAAAGTGGAGCTAAAGTATAACACGACAGTTGTGTACACACTTATCATCTACAAACAGAAGTCGATAATTGATAGAAAAGTTGCTGAAAACATCATACTATCATGCACACCTCTTCTTGGTTATGAAGTTTccaataaaattgtattgtttctaTTCCGtagttattttaaatgaaaacctgtgctgaaaacaaataaattgtaACGCGTGTAAACAAATATACCTGCAACATAGTCAACAGGCTATTAACTATTTTAACTTCATCGTCGTCCTTTAGTTTTTCAAACGCATCAGTCCATTCGTTGTCATACAGCTCGGAGAATGCTTCAGCCAGTTTTGTTGGGCGATTAGGATCATTCAGGTCAGCAATATTCGGATTATTGTTTGTTAAACTTGCACTTGCTAACTTACTTAGTCTACAATATTTACGAACATGTTATTTAAACGTTACTTATTAAATGTTCTTTCAACTTtaataataacagaaatatgataagttaaattgtttttatttacacaGTGAATAGCTTGGGGTTAAAGATAATCGATTTATTGACTGGTTACCTGATAGTAAGATCGTCTTTTTCTTGAAGTGTGGTCGTCAAAGTTTCTCTCAATTTGTCAATTTCAAGAGTTAACCTTTGAAGACGCCTGTCATCAGTTTCAGTATTGAGTAGCGACTGTTTATGAGCATCAAATCTGTCGTTTTCCGTTTTCAAATATTGGATAGTCTTATCTAACTGTGTCTGCATGTTTTGAACAACACTCTTCTGTATTTCAAATTGTCTTTGCAGTTCAAATTGGTCGTTGACATTCCTGTAATTTATTTCTCAAtatcaattaatttaataataggTAGTATTTTGTGCATCGCTTCAATTAATGATGATAATATTGATTGCTTTATTTTGTTGTATATTTATGGGTACTTCTAAAATTCACAAAATAATCTGCAAGATCTTCACCGTCTAGTACAGACATTgcagcaatatattttttttaattataattaaacatttcCAACAATATGCTTTAAATGGTAAACAGTGAATCATTGCATGTGCAAAACTAATGAGTTATATCAACAATTTACCTTTTAGAGGTATTTTCATTCAATTCTTTGTTTAGTCTGAAATCATTGATGTAAATTTATTAtggattgtaataatattgatgCTGCGAATTCTTTTACATCTCATTTGCGCTCAAAGAATTTGTTTGCGTGaagtttaaacaaatacaatagtgacttaaaattaaatgatctcaacaATGTCATCAACGTGTTCCTGCATACTGCAATACAAAGAAATACATTACCTTCGAATCTCGTCTTTTGACATTTCTAATTCTCtgcaaatattcaatattttatagaCATTACATATCCATAAACTTGCAAAACAGAATAGTTTTGTTACTAATATAGATTACAGAGCGATGCAATTCAATGGACTTACCTCTTCAAATCAAATTCCGACGAAGAAGCCAACGCTAACCGTTTGGTAAAGCTGTCTATAACGCCCTTATAGTCTGTAGTTTTCTTTTGTTCATGTTTAAAACTACACCAATACAAGAATTTGTTTAAAAGCAACATTTTATCAACGAATGCTCTGTTATGAACCATGAGTAACATTCACAACATCGGTATAAAAGTTATATGCAcatacttaaacttatttttgttttatcCATAAACAGTTTTATGTTATACAAAGTTTACTGAAAAACAGCTGACAAATCATGAAGTTTACCTGCACATGTAACTAAAATCATTGTGCATTGCGATATTTACGTGCGAGTGTTTTGTTGAAGTAAACGTTGTTTGCTCTGAACTTATACTTTGTATCGATACATGATTTGTTAACTAATAATTTCAGTGAACTATACGAAAACGCATGCCTTTCATTCAATGTCACACATTCATGTTTCAATCGTCTGATTGTATCCTTAGCATCGATAACATCCTTCTCGAGTGACTGACTGAAATATAAACACACATTCTTAGTTAAGGACGGACTATTTTAGATTTGAAGTCACTTGattgtttttgcatttataattataatcaagCTAGATTTACTTTTACTCTTTCGTCGCAGAGTAAAATACTCAAACATTGATGCACTTGTCATTACTCACATGAACATCGAAACATCTTTTGGCAAACGTGTAGACACTTTTCTGGATAGTTTTCTTTCCATTTCCCAACGGACTTTTGTTTTTTCGAGCTCAATTTCAGTTTTAGCTTTTTGAAAGTCTGCTTCTACTATCAGTAGTTGTACTTTCACTTTCTTCAATTCTTGTTCAATTGTTTCACATTGTCTGCAAGTTGCATTATCCCTGGCgaataaatgaagacaaaatatgtttaattatcaAAAGAAAGAAATGATTGTCTTATGCGATGTACCAAACATTGTTAACGATTGCGATGAAGCTATATATTTTAAGAAGATATATGTAAAAAACAGTATAACTTATTTTGACTTTATCAATTTGATTATATGTTGAACGTCATGTGGTTTAATGATTCTTAACTGAAGTAATATATCGACAATTCACAGAACTGAAACACCTTGTGAATTTGAATAGGGGGAGCATGTGATCAAAATATGACGAATTAAATGAAAATAGCATCGCTCGAAGAAAAGTCGACCCGCTAAACCAGTTTTAATCAGCTATTGTGTTAATTATTGTATTCAAATAATGTTCGAACTCACGTATGACCTAATCTCATTGAATTTATTTCAAGTCTGATGTTTCTATACTATCCGCTGACTGGACCTGATAACAGGTCCATAAACTTTAAATTACCAGTAAATAGGTTGCTTTTTATAGTATTTTGATTAATTGGGACGAGATATATATGACTTGTTTAAAAACGGACCCTGTCAATTAATAGAAACTTCAACTTAAAGAGGCCCCATAATGATTTGTTTTCAGATTTTAACAACGACAAAAATGAGCAAAATGAGATGGCTTAAGCACGGACCGAGAGGTTTCTTTTTGATGCACAGCTTGTTGCTTGTCTTCGTAGTTTTAGAGATTACCTCGACATTAATTCAAATACGAATGTAAACGGtaataataattcaattaaaaaaaatttgttttggaATGAATTCGAAGTTTATGCAATTATTACCAATATCACGATATTCATGTGAAGTGCTATGACTTCGCTGATATGTCTTAACAGCATACTGAAAAGCGGGCACGTATCGAACGATAATTGTGTTTAGCGCATTGACTTTGCTGATATGTCTTAACATTTGACTGCGTAACGGACGCTTGTAAGACGAAAACGGTGTAGTGCCATGCCTAAGCTGATATGTTTCAACATTTTACTGAGTAACGACAAAGAGAAAAAGAGTAGCAGTTATTTCACTCGCTCTGAATATTCTATATCAAGATATATTATACTCTGAGTAGTCATTTTTATACGAATGCAGATATTCTCGCACATGAAGTGTAATCAATGCGAAATTAGTGCGTTAATATTCAAGACAGAGATATGGTTCTTATACTTTCTATGGGTGTTTGGTATGTGGAGAGACAGACGATCCGATCACTACTATCCTTTATGAtgtgatttgttttaataaaGATGCGTCTTATTAAACGATAATCGTAGCATGTATTCCGTACCATGGATTATAGCACTATGCGTTTCATGTCAATCGGACACGCGATTCTCTAGTTGAGTATGACTTTATAAAGTTTAACATTAAACTGAGTAACGGAAGAGAGAAAAAGCTTTACAGTTATTTCACTTGCTTTGAATATTCTATATCGATATCGATATAGACTCTAAGTAGTCCCTTTTATACCAATTTCAACCAAATATCAATTTCCATGTGCGTCTAGTTTATTTGGGGGAAATCACACAACCATGTGTTGAAAACTTAAATGTGGCTCGATTTAAATCAAGACTATGGCATTCATACTATGAATCGATTTATAAATTTTACCTCGTTTGTTAAGATTGCCTGCTACATGTTTATTGCCTAAATTATACAAACAAGTTTTCAAAACTTGATATAAGCGAGTCCCCTAGCTGATACAACGAACttttatgtaatttaatataTCACATTTCTTAACAGTCAAAGAGAATTCACGGGGCGAAGACCAGATTATGAAATAAACGGGTAAAAATATCTGCTAAATTACTTTGTGCGATCGATAATCAATTGAGTCGACATGCTCTGTTTATTCATTTTTCTTACATAAAACCATATAACGCTCCACGAGCGATATACGGTATCTGATTGTTGAGTCGTTAAATCAATTCGACCGATGGCGAGCGATCAATTGTGAGTGTTTCAGTATAAATGGTATTTCAAAATCGCTTCAACATTTTCTGTGCATATTTGCTTTCGTGTTTTCcacttaaaataaaatcatatgtAGTTTCTCTCATTCTTTTCGCctgttttcaaattgtattcGGTGGAATAAGTTTTATATTACTTATACGCAGCTGACTAAATTCTAGTATGTTAAGTTGTTAATTGAAgcatttataaaagaaaaacagCTCAATAACAACGTTGTACCTGGATTCTGCCATAACAATTACAGGTTTAAGTGGATTTTTTTCTCTAAAACTGTTAATATCGATCGAAAGTTCGATTAACCGTTATAAAGCGGAGTCTCGTGCATAGATTAAATGCAATACCTTTAAAAAAACCACCTTAATTTAAATGTCATATCCTGTTGCTGCTTTTTTTCCGTGAAATTCGTCATTATTTACGACATCATATGATCCATTGGTGGAATGCATATATAAATAATGCGTAACAAAATCTACCATTATTAAAATAGATAAAGTTAATATAAGTTCGACTTAAAAAAGGTATGTTAAGTTAGTTCGCATAATTCACATGCATAACCATTAACAAATAATAACTTTAATTTAGCGCCAACATCTGTAatgaatacatttttatgttttaattgttgttttatagTTTATTTCCGTATAATGTACACACCCGACTGTATTTTATTAGACATTTCGAATGATGCAAAAATGCATACAGAGTTATAAAACGATGTTTAAGGATACCATATAGTCGTGCCGTATACTTGATGGTTGTCCCGTAAATGGGTATCCTTGTCGTCCATGTCTAAAAGTTTTCAAagtattttaaatcataaaaaataataccaCATGTGTAATAATCACCTTAGTACAGTTTagaattaataattgtaaataaaataaatgaatgttaatacTAAAGAAACAGCCTTAaactttatgttttataattccaataaaatatatttgtgttgtgGTGGATTCAATTTCTTTATCAATTGCCATTAAAAGCATGTACATACACATATACCTTCACGTAACTGACATGTGTAGATATTATTGTTCAGTGTACTGTAAGTAAATGTTTTATCATATTGCAATAaactatgtatttatttataaaaagcaAAACATCATTTTAGCAATATGTTATGAACTTCGAAATTCATTTAAAGTATGGTATGCAAACCTTAAACCAGGACGTTTTTTAATACCAATAAACCCAGATATGCATAAACCGAACACGCCGACCCGAAACAAGATCCTATCAGTATATATTATTCACTGTAAGTACATGGCTAGCTTTTAAGATAAATCTTACCTAGTCCTTTTTTGGTATAATAAGTGTCAGCTATCCTTATGTATATTTTTCCATCTTCTTATTTACATTTTCCAATTCAATGAGGCCTATGCATAAACCTACACTATTTtcagtttttaacttttattcCCTCTTCTGATATCCTCAGTCATGCTATAttcatgtaaatattgaaatatgacGAGTAACATAATTTGTCAGTCTAAAAGTAGCACACTCTTAGGTATATACGTGATTCATAATAGTAACGTCTAGTTTCGTTTTCAAACCTCATATCGTGTATCAGGCATTCAAGATACGTTATCGtaatgtttatatacattttcacaaTGTACAATTGaacttcttatttattattaagCAAACAATTAAATTGCATCGAATGGCATGTTGATTCACCATGTTTAAATATAAGTATTCCATGAAAATATGCATCAATATCAGATGTTTCGAATACTTTCACACGAATTTCAAATGAGCCTTATGTACACCCACAAAAACGCAAATATAATAAATCTTTAGCAGAACATGATACTTCAAGTTTGGAGTGTTTTCCCCGTATTTACATAATTTGCATGTGCTTATTAAACGTGTTACGGTTTACAAAGTTTGCTTAATGCGTAGCTCATAAAACTTTACTAACAGTAAACGCTGCAAATTGAATGAcacgtttttttaaagaaacttttAAAACG contains the following coding sequences:
- the LOC127880265 gene encoding uncharacterized protein LOC127880265 isoform X3 produces the protein MDDKDTHLRDNHQVYGTTIWDNATCRQCETIEQELKKVKVQLLIVEADFQKAKTEIELEKTKVRWEMERKLSRKVSTRLPKDVSMFIQSLEKDVIDAKDTIRRLKHECVTLNESFKHEQKKTTDYKGVIDSFTKRLALASSSEFDLKRELEMSKDEIRRNVNDQFELQRQFEIQKSVVQNMQTQLDKTIQYLKTENDRFDAHKQSLLNTETDDRRLQRLTLEIDKLRETLTTTLQEKDDLTIRLSKLASASLTNNNPNIADLNDPNRPTKLAEAFSELYDNEWTDAFEKLKDDDEVKIVNSLLTMLQKAYRFSVSFSEHASDNIKEASTKFVFMISEKKNVNSNNSDSTTAKSLDDKTITAPDEKCENTITVETNSTHLPKIDFYDTDTKAISSQKNTSKDHAHYNEAKQHHEDVLVNESKTDPHYSRSSYAKVEKLRGHGNDKVVDHSECSSVTGSVKKVESEAEIATVTFNFEKLQPTEKQHISDIRRRILHNFKDQIISIISNAVVAEMNLHDCENSIFTYVKACASICWEMRIHQPPVCLEFVDVDDQTPFNTTTYKHYTNGGSRMDYAVWPALYLYEGGPLLSKGVAQGK
- the LOC127880265 gene encoding uncharacterized protein LOC127880265 isoform X2, encoding MDDKDTHLRDNHQVYGTTIWDNATCRQCETIEQELKKVKVQLLIVEADFQKAKTEIELEKTKVRWEMERKLSRKVSTRLPKDVSMFIQSLEKDVIDAKDTIRRLKHECVTLNESFKHEQKKTTDYKGVIDSFTKRLALASSSEFDLKRLNKELNENTSKRNVNDQFELQRQFEIQKSVVQNMQTQLDKTIQYLKTENDRFDAHKQSLLNTETDDRRLQRLTLEIDKLRETLTTTLQEKDDLTIRLSKLASASLTNNNPNIADLNDPNRPTKLAEAFSELYDNEWTDAFEKLKDDDEVKIVNSLLTMLQKAYRFSVSFSEHASDNIKEASTKFVFMISEKKNVNSNNSDSTTAKSLDDKTITAPDEKCENTITVETNSTHLPKIDFYDTDTKAISSQKNTSKDHAHYNEAKQHHEDVLVNESKTDPHYSRSSYAKVEKLRGHGNDKVVDHSECSSVTGSVKKVESEAEIATVTFNFEKLQPTEKQHISDIRRRILHNFKDQIISIISNAVVAEMNLHDCENSIFTYVKACASICWEMRIHQPPVCLEFVDVDDQTPFNTTTYKHYTNGGSRMDYAVWPALYLYEGGPLLSKGVAQGK
- the LOC127880265 gene encoding uncharacterized protein LOC127880265 isoform X1; its protein translation is MDDKDTHLRDNHQVYGTTIWDNATCRQCETIEQELKKVKVQLLIVEADFQKAKTEIELEKTKVRWEMERKLSRKVSTRLPKDVSMFIQSLEKDVIDAKDTIRRLKHECVTLNESFKHEQKKTTDYKGVIDSFTKRLALASSSEFDLKRELEMSKDEIRRLNKELNENTSKRNVNDQFELQRQFEIQKSVVQNMQTQLDKTIQYLKTENDRFDAHKQSLLNTETDDRRLQRLTLEIDKLRETLTTTLQEKDDLTIRLSKLASASLTNNNPNIADLNDPNRPTKLAEAFSELYDNEWTDAFEKLKDDDEVKIVNSLLTMLQKAYRFSVSFSEHASDNIKEASTKFVFMISEKKNVNSNNSDSTTAKSLDDKTITAPDEKCENTITVETNSTHLPKIDFYDTDTKAISSQKNTSKDHAHYNEAKQHHEDVLVNESKTDPHYSRSSYAKVEKLRGHGNDKVVDHSECSSVTGSVKKVESEAEIATVTFNFEKLQPTEKQHISDIRRRILHNFKDQIISIISNAVVAEMNLHDCENSIFTYVKACASICWEMRIHQPPVCLEFVDVDDQTPFNTTTYKHYTNGGSRMDYAVWPALYLYEGGPLLSKGVAQGK
- the LOC127880265 gene encoding uncharacterized protein LOC127880265 isoform X4, producing MDDKDTHLRDNHQVYGTTIWDNATCRQCETIEQELKKVKVQLLIVEADFQKAKTEIELEKTKVRWEMERKLSRKVSTRLPKDVSMFIQSLEKDVIDAKDTIRRLKHECVTLNESFKHEQKKTTDYKGVIDSFTKRLALASSSEFDLKRELEMSKDEIRRLNKELNENTSKRNVNDQFELQRQFEIQKSVVQNMQTQLDKTIQYLKTENDRFDAHKQSLLNTETDDRRLQRLTLEIDKLRETLTTTLQEKDDLTIRLSKLASASLTNNNPNIADLNDPNRPTKLAEAFSELYDNEWTDAFEKLKDDDEVKIVNSLLTMLQKAYRFSVSFSEHASDNIKEASTKFVFMISEKKNVNSNNSDSTTAKSLDDKTITAPDEKCENTITVETNSTHLPKIDFYDTDTKAISSQKNTSKDHAHYNEAKQHHEDVLVNESKTDPHYSRSSYAKVEKLRGHGNDKVVDHSECSSVTGSVKKVESEAEIATVTFNFEKLQPTEKQHISDIRRRILHNFKDQIISWLQR